A single genomic interval of Desertifilum tharense IPPAS B-1220 harbors:
- a CDS encoding CopG family transcriptional regulator encodes MGGKTDLDRVVAYVPTEWKQELEEWAQTEERSVSWMVAKLIDRALQERRQQQSPSKVVNMR; translated from the coding sequence ATGGGTGGAAAAACAGATTTAGACCGGGTGGTGGCGTATGTGCCGACCGAATGGAAGCAAGAACTCGAAGAATGGGCCCAAACAGAAGAACGTTCTGTTTCTTGGATGGTGGCCAAATTAATTGACCGGGCTTTACAAGAACGCCGCCAACAGCAAAGCCCTTCTAAGGTTGTCAATATGCGTTAA
- a CDS encoding Uma2 family endonuclease — MVKFDPRLTLPSTQDLPCSDDTPVDNEDQNFIPNLLLFLLESIWATRNDWFFGVDMGVYHTTGVSHLVPVIPDGFLSLGVQRRKGNKSRLSYAVWEENIVPQFVLEVVSKTPGDEYDQKLQIYAQLGVLYYVIYNPYYWQRDRHQPFEVYQLSNGEYQQRIGEPFWMPEVGLGIGRGEYISGTVQREVLYWYDQAGQRYLRAEEIAQMERQQRQVVEQQMEVERQQRQVVEQQMEVERQQRERLAAKLRELGIDPESL; from the coding sequence ATGGTAAAATTCGATCCTCGTCTTACCCTACCAAGCACTCAGGATCTCCCCTGTTCGGACGATACGCCAGTGGATAATGAAGATCAAAATTTTATCCCCAATCTCTTGTTGTTTCTCCTCGAATCGATTTGGGCGACGCGCAATGATTGGTTTTTTGGCGTGGATATGGGAGTCTACCATACCACTGGCGTCAGTCATCTCGTCCCGGTGATTCCCGATGGCTTTTTGAGTTTGGGGGTACAGCGCCGCAAGGGAAACAAGTCTCGCCTCAGCTATGCGGTATGGGAGGAGAATATTGTTCCTCAGTTTGTCTTAGAGGTGGTGTCTAAAACGCCGGGGGATGAGTACGATCAAAAGTTGCAAATCTACGCGCAGTTGGGGGTTCTCTACTACGTCATTTATAACCCGTACTATTGGCAGCGAGACCGTCATCAGCCCTTTGAAGTCTATCAACTCAGCAACGGCGAGTATCAGCAGCGCATTGGCGAACCGTTCTGGATGCCAGAAGTTGGGTTAGGGATTGGACGGGGTGAGTATATATCGGGTACAGTACAACGAGAGGTGCTGTATTGGTACGACCAAGCCGGACAGCGCTATTTAAGGGCTGAGGAAATAGCCCAGATGGAACGCCAGCAGCGCCAAGTCGTTGAACAGCAAATGGAAGTTGAACGACAGCAGCGCCAAGTCGTTGAACAGCAAATGGAAGTTGAACGACAGCAGCGCGAACGACTGGCGGCGAAGTTGAGGGAGTTAGGGATTGATCCTGAAAGTCTATAA
- the map gene encoding type I methionyl aminopeptidase: protein MTHQQLLLKTGNRQQSPTTQRLVLFSQRELEKMRRVGKLAAHLLQHLEPLVQPGVSTQALNDEALRWMQAHGAISATLGYAPPGYPPFSGAICTSINEVVCHGIPNPKQILKDGDIINIDVTPILDGFHGDTSRTFFVGNPSLTARKLVEVTQAAMMQGIAEIKPGARVGDIGAAIQEYAEAQGFSVVRDMVGHGVGRQFHTEPQIPHYGKRGTGLKLRPGMVFTVEPMINQGRYDLKFLRDGWTVVTQDGKLSAQFEHTVAVTESGVEILTLP, encoded by the coding sequence ATGACCCATCAACAGTTGCTTTTAAAAACCGGGAATCGCCAGCAGTCCCCAACCACTCAAAGACTAGTTCTGTTCTCTCAGCGGGAGTTAGAGAAGATGCGCCGCGTGGGGAAACTGGCAGCCCATCTCTTGCAACACCTCGAACCGCTGGTACAGCCTGGAGTCAGTACCCAAGCCCTCAATGATGAAGCCCTGCGTTGGATGCAAGCCCACGGGGCTATTAGCGCCACCCTAGGCTATGCACCGCCCGGTTATCCCCCCTTTAGCGGCGCAATTTGTACCAGCATTAATGAAGTGGTGTGTCACGGTATCCCGAACCCCAAACAGATTCTCAAGGATGGGGATATTATCAATATCGATGTCACCCCGATTTTAGATGGCTTTCATGGCGACACCTCTAGAACCTTCTTTGTAGGGAACCCCTCCCTAACCGCCCGCAAGCTGGTGGAGGTGACGCAAGCGGCGATGATGCAAGGAATTGCCGAAATTAAACCGGGGGCGAGGGTAGGAGATATTGGCGCAGCCATTCAGGAATATGCAGAAGCCCAAGGATTTTCGGTGGTGCGCGATATGGTTGGACATGGGGTAGGGCGACAGTTTCATACAGAACCCCAAATTCCCCATTATGGTAAGCGCGGGACGGGTTTAAAGTTACGTCCGGGCATGGTATTTACCGTAGAACCGATGATTAATCAGGGGCGCTACGATTTGAAGTTTCTCCGGGATGGTTGGACAGTAGTGACTCAGGATGGCAAACTTTCAGCCCAGTTTGAGCATACTGTAGCGGTGACAGAATCCGGGGTGGAAATTTTGACGTTACCTTGA